GCGGAGCTTGAACGGCATGCTCGACCAGCTTCCGATCGACCAGGTCAACAGCCTGCTCAGGGACATGCGTGCGGAGGCTATCGCCTCGCTGGCGGAAGAAGGCTATTCGGCCGACCAGGTCGAATGCGGCTTCGAAGCCGACCTGCGGTTTAAAGGTCAGGATTTCGAATTACCGATCGCCCTGCCGGAGACAGTCGCCGAGGGCGACCGCGAGTGGCTCCGCACCGCCTTTCGAGAGGTGTACAAGGGCATCTACGGCTATGCGTCGGATGATAGCGTCGAAATCGTCAACATCCGCCTCAACGCCAGCGGCAATACCGGCAACAGGTTGAGTTTTGTACCCCATGCTCCGGAAAGGACCGACGCCGGTCCTGAAACCCGCAAGATCTATTTCTCGCGAAGCGAGGGCTGGGTGGACACACCGATCTACGAGCGCAGCACCTTTCAGGGGGGCGTGCAGGGACCGCTGATCATTCAGAGCCCAGACACCACCATCGTCATTCCTCCGCGTGCAACGGCCGACCTCGACGCCTTCGGCAACGTTGTCGCCACCCTTGCTTGAGCCTTTCGGAAGGAACAGCCTCATGGCCCATAAAACCAACGATCCGATAACCTTTGCGGTCATCAAAAATGCACTCGATACGATTGTGGACGACATGGCCTTTGCGGTCATGCGCACCGCCCGCTCCCCGATTGTCCGTGATGTTCTCGACTACTCCGTGACGCTTTGCGACAAGCATGGGCGCATCCTCTCACAGGCAAAAACGGTCGCCTTGCATCTTGGCGCCGTGCCGGATGCAATGGATGTGATCATGGCAAAGTACGCCGACGACCTTGCGCCCGGCGATGTGATCATCTTCAACGACCCCTATGAGGGCGGCATGCACCTGCCGGACATTTTCATGATCCGGCCCATCTTCCACGCCGATAGGCTTCGCGGCTTCTCGGTGGTCATCGCGCATCACTGCGACGTCGGCGGCCGCGTCCCTGGCTCGAATGCCGCGGATTCGACCGAGATCTACCAGGAAGGCCTTCGTATTGCGCCGATGAAGCTCTACGAAAAGGGCGTGGTCAACGAAACGCTAATGCGCATTATTACCAAAAACGTGCGCCTGCCAGAGCTGGTCCTCGGCGACCTTGAAGCGCAATTCGCGACGTGCAATCTCGGCGAACGGGAATTGCTTCGCCTCATCGAGCGCTACGGTGCCGACGAACTGGACAGCTATTTCGATGATCTGATCGACTACGGCGAGCAACTTACGCGTGCCGCTATCCGCTCGTGGCCGGATGGTGACTACTATTTCGAGGATTTCATCGACGGCGACGGGTTTTCCACGGACGCAATCCCGATCAAGGTCAAGCTCACTGTCAAGGGTGATCACCTCGATGTCGATTTCGCGGGATCCTCACCGCAGGTGAAGGGCGCGATCAACTCGACACTGTCCTTCGTCAAGTCCGCTACCTATCTGTCAGTGCGCTGTGCGCTCGACGCTGAGGTGCCGAACAATGCCGGCGTGTATCGCGCCATCACCATCTCCGCCCCGGAAGGCTCTATCCTCAACCCGCAGATGCCGGCGCCGGTGGCTGCCCGGGCTCTGACCGGCTATCGCGTGGTTGACACGGTCCTAGGAGCATTGTCGCAGATCGCTCCCAAAAAGGTCATGGCGGCAGGTGAGGGCGGCAACACGGTTCTGGCCTTCGGCGGCTGGGATAAGGAAACTCGCGAACCGTTCGTTCTTGTCGACATGATCAACGGCGCCTGGGGTGGCCGCTGGAACAAGGACGGTGTCGAGGGCGTCACCAATCCCTCGCAGAACATGTCGAACCTGCCGGTGGAAACGCTGGAAGTCCGCTACCCTCTTATGATGGACGAGTACAGCCTGCGTCCCGATTCCTGCGGGGCCGGCGAATACCGCGGCGGTCTCGGCCTTATCCGGACTTACCGCCTGCTCGCCGAAGAAGCCGTTCTGCAGATACGCGCAGACCGGCACGATCACGCGCCCTATGGACTGTTCGGAGGCAAGCCCGCCGCACCTTGCGTCAATATCCTCGATCCGGAGGGCGAAAACACGCGCCTTCCGGCCAAGATCACCCGCACCATCGGACGCGATGTCGTCATCCGACACGAACAGGCCGGCGGCGGTGGATACGGCGATCCGCTCAAGCGCTCGCTCGATCTGATCGCTGACGATCTTTCCAACGGCAAAATCACTGCCGACTTCGCCCGCAACCACCACGGTATCGTGTTTGAGGACGACGGCATCACTATCAATGCAGCTGCAACCGGCGCAAGACGCGCACAGGAGGCTTTCGCGTGACCCAGTACGATCTTACACGCTTTGCGATCAATCAGATCACGACCCCAAAGTGGGCCATGCCTCAGGCGATCGAAGGCTATTCGCGCCAGGGAATCAAGGGCATCGCGGTGTGGCGTAATTTCTTGGAGGATTACGGCGTGATGCAAACCGCGAAGCATTTGCGCGATGCTCAAATGTGGGTTGCCTCACTCTGCACGAGTGCATGGGTCAGCGAAACCGATCCGGCAGCATACCGAGCAAAAATTGCTGAGAACCGCCGCATCATTGATCAGGCAGCAACGATCGGCGCACCCTGTGTCGTCATGGTGGTGGGAGGTATTCCGAAAGGTGACAAGGATCTGGCCGGTCAGCGAAGACGCATTCATGACGCTCTGGCCGAACTTGCCCCTTACGCGGAGGCATCAGGTGTGAAACTTGGGCTCGAGCCGTTACATCCAATGTATTGCGGCGATCGTAGCGCGCTGAACCTGATCACGGATGCCAATGATCTTATCGACGAGTTAGGTGACAAAGCTGCCAGCCTGGTCGCGGACGTCTATCATTGCTGGTGGGACCCCGCATTTGAGCGAGAGCTTCGCCGTGCCGGGAAAGACCGCATCCACACGTTCCACTATTGCGACTGGCTAGTCCCGACGCGGAATCTCCGCGATCGTGGCATGTTGGGCGATGGGGTGATTGATTTCGCTACCATTCGGGGATGGCTTGATGACATCGGTTACGA
The sequence above is drawn from the Brucella anthropi ATCC 49188 genome and encodes:
- a CDS encoding hydantoinase B/oxoprolinase family protein, with protein sequence MAHKTNDPITFAVIKNALDTIVDDMAFAVMRTARSPIVRDVLDYSVTLCDKHGRILSQAKTVALHLGAVPDAMDVIMAKYADDLAPGDVIIFNDPYEGGMHLPDIFMIRPIFHADRLRGFSVVIAHHCDVGGRVPGSNAADSTEIYQEGLRIAPMKLYEKGVVNETLMRIITKNVRLPELVLGDLEAQFATCNLGERELLRLIERYGADELDSYFDDLIDYGEQLTRAAIRSWPDGDYYFEDFIDGDGFSTDAIPIKVKLTVKGDHLDVDFAGSSPQVKGAINSTLSFVKSATYLSVRCALDAEVPNNAGVYRAITISAPEGSILNPQMPAPVAARALTGYRVVDTVLGALSQIAPKKVMAAGEGGNTVLAFGGWDKETREPFVLVDMINGAWGGRWNKDGVEGVTNPSQNMSNLPVETLEVRYPLMMDEYSLRPDSCGAGEYRGGLGLIRTYRLLAEEAVLQIRADRHDHAPYGLFGGKPAAPCVNILDPEGENTRLPAKITRTIGRDVVIRHEQAGGGGYGDPLKRSLDLIADDLSNGKITADFARNHHGIVFEDDGITINAAATGARRAQEAFA
- a CDS encoding sugar phosphate isomerase/epimerase family protein — protein: MTQYDLTRFAINQITTPKWAMPQAIEGYSRQGIKGIAVWRNFLEDYGVMQTAKHLRDAQMWVASLCTSAWVSETDPAAYRAKIAENRRIIDQAATIGAPCVVMVVGGIPKGDKDLAGQRRRIHDALAELAPYAEASGVKLGLEPLHPMYCGDRSALNLITDANDLIDELGDKAASLVADVYHCWWDPAFERELRRAGKDRIHTFHYCDWLVPTRNLRDRGMLGDGVIDFATIRGWLDDIGYDGPFELELFSELDWWERDPEETVRIAIERCGPFVGPR